The DNA region ACCTTAccatacatgaagttttttgaaTAAAAGTAATTTGCATTAGACTGTAAATTTGTCATTGTCTGTTGTGTACCCTATCCCATATATGATCCGATCCTCTGTACAATTTGCAAGATTTTCCCACTACTCGAGCCTTTCAGTCTGTCATTATACCTGGGAAGTCAATAGAATATATTCGTCATACCCGAAAAAGATTAGTTGTTGGACTTTAGGGTTTGACAAAGCACACCCTTGGGCGCTTTGAAGGGCATTGGCTTTTGTTGCAAGAACACCAAAGGATCTACCAAACCTTTCATTTTCATTCTCTATAATTTCTTACTTTTTAATTGCTTGTGTGACTGAAATAAGCAATATTGAAAGAGTTGGACTCTGCACAGGTGAACAATGCAGGAATTATGGGAGCCGCCATTGTAGATACCGATGCTTTTAAAGCTGCAGCAGCTTCTGGTATTCCGGTAAGTCTTTGACCTAATTTTTTTCACAAGGCCACTTTTGGTGCCTGCTATTGGATTGAATTGGATAACTTACTAGCCTTTAAAGGAAAATGATCTGTGTAATGTTCCCAACAATATTTTCACTGTGATAGTTTGATGACTGCTGTGCATGTGAACCTGTAATtaacaatatatttttttttttttttgggtgggtATCTTATGCAGGAAGGAACTGATTGGAAGAAAATGATGACTCAAAATTATGAGTTAGCAGAAGAATGCGTGCAAATAAACTATTATGGTGCTAAACGAACAACTGAAGCGCTTATTCCACTCCTCCAATTATCTGATTCACCGAGAATAGTTAACATTTCATCTTCCTGGGGCAAGTTAAACAATATACCTAGTGACTGGGCTAAAGGAGTTTTCAGTGATGCTGAAAATGGAACAGAAGAGCGAATAGATGAGGTGTTGACTCAGTTTCTAAAAGACTTCAAGGAGGGTTCAATTGAAAGCAAAGGCTGGCCTTCTTTTATGGCTGGCTATATACTCTCAAAGGCTGCAATGAATGCACATACACGTGTCCTAGCCAAGAAGTACCCCGATTTTCGCATCAATTGTCTCTGCCCCGGAATTGTCAAAACAGATATAAACTTCAATGCTGGTAACGTGCCTGTCGAAGAAAGTGCTGCAAGGGTTCTGAAGTTAGCATTTCTTCCCGATGATGGCCCTTCTGGCTTCTTCTTTGTTGAGTCTGAAGTAACAGGTTTTTGATTGAAAATGATTTatattatatgcaaatgttgccAATGCATGCAATAAAAGTCACTCGGTGTCGTATAACATGCTCTATCTCACATTCCAGTATGATGGAAGTTTAGAATTTTCATTTAAAGTCTGGATTTTGTCCTTTGTACCACATATTCTATCAGcagttatgtttttatttaaatattttaaatatatttatgatttgTTTTATTACAAACATTGAATATAAAACGTAAATTGTTATTAACCTTATAAATTGTTATTAACTTTATTATCTGATCAGGATCATTAATTCATTAGAAACATGAGAAAGCTTCTCACCTTAAAGATGGGATTCTTTctctgaataaaaaaaaaaaagatcaaatctatttttacataattttttattccgTTGTGATTTGGACGTTTTGATTTAGtccattttgttttcttctgcaTTGATTACTTGCAGCTTTCTTTCCCTTAAATCATTTACATCCCCCAACGTctcttttattatatataaaagTCCGaggatccaaaaaaaaaagtataataagaaaaaaaagacaAGTTTTACAAATATTGAGTTAATAGCAACATATCGAAAAGGTGTGAGTTAGAAGGTTTTTCCGTTGTGCAAGGAAGAACCttatcagaagaaggttttgggCTGTTTTATCATGGGGACGACGTGGTGTTTGTGAATTGCTTGCACACTTTGGGCAGAGCCGCGAAACGTCTTtaatgaaattgaggttccaccataaaaccaattagcaagATGGAGAGTagcccaagaccatataagcacatagcaaaccttgtccctcaccgatgtgggacaactctcaacacacCCCCGCACGTGTGGCGGATTTTTAAGCCTACATGTGAACAACGactgggtgacgtggagcgcgTGTGGCCGTCTGGCTTCACACAAGGACAACCCGCTTTGATACCATGTGGAAATTTTCAGGTCGACGGGCCGAGGGCCCACTCTAACAACATcgcttaaccacctgcacaatcctcaagtgtggagttttatcacaaaaggcctcgatattagttagagtggggtaattctatttaaagtactctttctccttccctctgtccgatgtgggacaatTGGTTTCAACACTCCCTCGCACGTGAGACCCCAtttatgggtcacacgtgaAATTCCACACATCGACAACCATGTGGAGCCATGTTGGGACTCACCCAATCGCACGGGGTCATTGGGGACCCACCCAAACACGTGGCATCTTTGGCCTACGTGGACAATCACGCGGGGCCAatggggacccacccaatcacATGGCAATACGAGCTCGTCCCCTGGCTCTGAAACCATGTGGAATTTTCAGGTTGACGGGCCGAGGGCCCActctaacaacaccgatactgtccctacttaaccacctgcacaatcctcaggtgtggagttttatcacaaaaagcctcgatattagttagagtggggtaattctatttaaagtacTCTTTCTCCTTCCCTCTGTCCGATATGGGACAATTGGTTTCAACACTCCCTCGCACGTGAGACCCCAtttatgggtcacacgtgaAATTCCATACATCGGCAACCATGTGGAGCCATGTTGGGACTCACCCAATCGCGTAAGGTCATTGGGAACCCACCCAAACACGTGGCATCTTTGGCCTACTTGGACAATCACGCAGGGCCAATGGGTTTAAAGTATTCTTCCTCCTTCCCTCTGTCCGTTGTGGGACAATTGGTTTCAACAGTCTTAAAGAGAGCAAATTAGTCCGCGACTCATCCCAAGAATCATTCACCACTCAAGGCTTCTACATTTTTTGGGTAACTTCGTTCCTTTCTATTTCGGAATCAACAATTTTAAGACGTTTTCAATCTGCCATGCATTATAAGGCAAACTCTGTTTCTCAGGCAAATATTGTTGAAAAGCAACTGCTTGCAATGATATCAGAAATCAACGTAGTTGATGGATCCAAGGGATGGTGGGTGGACACTGGCGCTTCTCGCCATGTTTGCTATGATCGTTCCCTTTTCAAGACCTAATCTGTGGCTGAGGGAAGGAAGGTGTTGTTGGGTGATTCATACTCAACTGATGTTGTTGGTATTGGAAATGTGGAGCTGAGGTTCACCTCTGGAAAAACCATGATACTAAAAGATTTGATGCACACTCTAGAGATAAGGAAGAATCTGGTCTTAGGCTTTCTTCTCAACAAGGTTGGATTCACTCAAACCATTGGAGCAGATACGTATACTCTCACTAAAATGGGGTTTTTGTGCGAAAGCGATATGCTACTGATGGGATGTTTAAATTGAATGTTGATGAAATGTCTAATTCTACTTACATGTTGTCTTCTTTTAATACTTGGCATGCTAGACTTTGTCATGTTAACAAACGCTTGGTTAAGAACATGAGTAACTTAGGTTTTTTACCTAACTTATCAttgaatgattttgaaaaatgtgaatattgTAGTCAAGCTAAAATCACTAGAACTTCAAATAAATCTGTCAATAGAGAATCTGAACCACTTGATTTAATTCACTTTGATATatgtgatgagtagattttatattatatattttaccccaatcttagtatattttggttaatattttggaagaattttgatactttgaattgtattttccatataggactttcgacttcctctggagcaaaacaggatcaaatggacgaattttggagtaattccagttggagaacgttcgtgagtcacttagcttgatcgtatcaaaatttgggatttttccaccaagcggttattttctggcaatgaaataaagaagcagtgcgcattgctggaaaatgacgtttttgggcttaaattgcgtttttggagcccaagatgacctcggatgggttcgtggccttttggaaaagtgttcagaatattccaaacattaaatccagctatattgggccagttttggagcagcttatgggtccaaaacgtggctgttcagattttaggcgaattttaccatttaatttagggttatgttttctATTTCATGGGATTATTAATTTCaggtttttagggtttgtgtgggaggcttagcagatatattgcttggccgtctaccatATTTCTTTACgcttcttttatgcaattttggagacagagagaattgttagggttttgaagatttttttttacttgaaggtgctttcaatcattttcttgaatatattttctatgatttcaattatgagtatgcggaactaatttctttttctagggcgaagccttgagccttagcatgaatatgtgatttttatttaattgcttatgattgagtGCATGCATacattgaattgttaatcaccgggataaaaattatctaattgtcttaatgcctgatcaccattagtatctttagaaaagtaatttgatgcaattttggtcggaaggttccctgaaattgacgttggcttcttgtgattaataattgtaatttcacttaggatgaatatcacgtcttaaggattgcatggtttttcaaaggattttcataaagcataatgagtctttcatgttcagatttgatccgaacgtccggacgggttgcatgttagatatacgttctatgttggaggttccaagtagaacatgaattaggaaaatctaaccttcaaagtggcatgtgtagattataagtaattggtaaaaattcataggattgctaggtgatggtggaaccctagtgctttcttaattttattctcccaaaactgttttcttctctctagctttaatattgcagattgtttattttaattcattaatttcatttttattttaattaggttataaaatcaatcacctaaacttctactttacaataattaaatggactctgattagtttcgaattatttaatagtcCTTGTGGAGACGACCTTgtgagatccgtttatactacaataaccttgtgattcttgcaaataaaataggagatttaagcccgttcacatgagtagtaaaaatcctatcaagaaaatggcgccgttgccggggattatttaaaataattcatACGAATCAGGTTTTCAATTAGTTATTGCtgtttatacatataaaaaaaatttaatttttgtttttattttatttgtacaGATTACAACAGTACAGCAGTGCAGATTTCAGAAATCTGTGCATGgtcagcacccgttcaacagtgCAGAAATTGATTCCACTTGATCCAGAACTTGAGCAGAATTTAAGGAGGAAACGCAGGGAGCAAACTTTGCAGAGGGTTCGTCCTCTGCAGGAGACTTTTCTACAATCATTCTTTTCTGGGGACCTGCACAACAAAGATAAAATGGCATTTGTAATTCCAGAGGCAGGTCTGCCCATGGGTGATTCACTGACAGCCCATACCACAAATATACCAAGTTGCATCACTTATCCGGCAGTGGAGGAAGGGTCTGCatttgaaataaagcagcacatATTGAATATTCTACCTACGTTTCATGGGTTATCATCTGATGATCCTAACATGCACATTGCATAATTTTTAATGGGGTGCAAAAACATTTTGGTGAGGGGATTTTCAGCCGAATCTATTAAGCTCCGTTTATTTCCTTACACTCTAAAAGATCAAGCAAGGAGATGGCTCCTCACACTCCCATCTGGAAGCATTAGTACTTGGGCCCAACtcagtgaaatttttttaaacaagtatTATCCGGCTTCTAAGACTCTTGACATGAAAACTCAGATTTTATCGTTtgcccaaaaaccaaatgaagagtTTCATGAGGCGTGGGAGCGGTTTAAAGAGTTGATGAGAAAATGTCCACATTCGGGTATTAACACTACTGATCAAATGCACATATTTTTCAGAGGGTTGAATATGACTACAAAAACTCTTGTCAACGTATCTTGCGGAGGTTCGTACAAGGATAAAAATGCACAAGAGGCctgtttgttatttgaaaaaatggcagCGGATACACAACAGTGGGCAGTTGAGCAGCCGCAACCTAAGTCTGTTTTTGAGATGTCTAACGGCTCTCCATATGTTAcagcacaaattgaaaaaatggagaaaaggcttgatgcaaaatttgacatgttattaCAGAGAATACCAGGTTCACAGGTTGCTGTACAGCAGCCCATACAAGCTGCCTGCAGCATTTGCAATATGACAACTCACGATTTTATGAGCTGCCCACATAAAGATGTTTCTCCAGATTTTACAGCAGAGCAGGTTAATGCATTTAACATTTTCCAGCGTCCCCGATATGACCCGTATTCTAATTTCTACAACCCAGGTTGGAGGGATCATCCTAATCTAAGGTGGGACAAAGAACAGCACACTAGGCATCAATTTCAACAGCAGGTACAACAACCTGCTGCACCTAAGGTTGCTTGGGAggttgcaattgaaaaattggcaaatactacaactcaagaaattcaaaatctacAGGCAACAGTGAAAAACATGGAAAAACAGatggggcagattgctttgCAGGTTTCTGGAAGGGCACCGGGTACATTTCCTagccaaaccgaaccaaatccAAGAGGATTGCAAGGCAGTTAGAGTTCTACATTCTGGCAAAAGTTTTGATAACAGGGATGAAAATTGCGTTCCAAATTCGCGGGTGGCTTCACAGCCAAAAACAAATTCAAGAACTGTTGAAAAATCTGACAATTTGAAAGATTTAGAATAGCCCATTAACAGTTCCGAAAATGGTGCAGGTATTGTTGTGGATCGTGTTTATGAGCCACCTATGCCTTATCCCGAACGGTTGAAGCCTAAAGTCAAATATCAACAATTGATAGATTTTATGAAGACTTTGTCTAAGGTTCAGATTAATCTACCATTAATTGATGCCATCAAGAACATTCCGccttatgccaagtttttgaaggatgtttgcacaaagaaaaagaagctcgttgattttgagaaagtgaTTCTTACATAACAGTGCAGCGCTGTCCTGCTACACAAGTTGCCCCTGAATAAACAAGACCCAGGGAGTTTCACAATTTCATGCACAATTGGAAATTCTCATTTTAAACatgctttaattgatttaggtgctagtattaatttaatgcctttttctgtttttcagagactgggacaaggagaaatcaaGCCTACATCAGTTATTCTACAACTAGCGGACCATTCAGTTGCTTATCCTAGGGTAATTATTGAAGACCTAATTATTAAAGTGGATAATCTCTACCTTCCTACagattttgtaattttggatatggatgaagatATGCAAACACCGATTATTTTGGGACGTCCTTTCATGGCAACAGCTAGAACGTTAATTGATGTAGAGGCTGGAACACTTACACTTCGAGTGCAAGATCAATATGTTGTGTTTAGTTTATTTGAAGCTACTAAAAGGCCAGGTGATGTGCATGATTGTATGCGTGTTGATGTGCTTGACAGCTTATTACATGCTGAAATTATGCCACATTTGACATCTGATCCATTGTTAAATGTGTTGCATGGGTTTGAGAATAAAAATACAGAAGATGAAGAGGTTTTTGGGTATGTTTCAACTTTGGAAAGTGTTCCATTTCAACCCCCACGTTGGAGGCATGTTTATGAGAGTTTGGGGGAACCCAAAAAGCTGTTGCAGCCTTCTAGGGTACAGTCACCTAAACTGGAGTTAAAGGTGCTTCCAGAACACTTGAAATATGCTTATTTGGGTGCAGATTCTTCGCTGCCAGTTATTATTGCTGTTGATTTATCATCAACAGAAGAAGATAAACTGTTACGCATTTTAAAGAGTTATCAAGATGCAATTGGCTGGACTATAGCTGACATTAAAGAGACCAGCCCTACAATTTGTATGcacaaaattttgatggaaGATGGAGTAAAGCCTGCCATTAACGCTCAACGTCGTTTGAATCCAATTATGAAAGAAGTTGTTCGTAATAAAGTTATGAAGCTTTTAGATGCTGGGATGATCTACCCCATTTCAGATAGTAAGTGGATTAGTCCAACTCAAGTGGTGCCAAAGCGTTCTGGTATTAcagttgtgaagaatgataatAATGAACTTGTGCCTACTCGTTTGATTACTGGGTGGCGTATGTGTGTTGATTATAGAAAGATCAATGCAGGTACTAGAAAAACCATGATACTAAAAGATTTGATGCACACTCTAGAGATAAGGAATAATCTGGTCTTAGGCTTTCTTCTCAACAAGGCTGGATTCACTCAAACCATTGGAGCAGATACGTATACTCTCACTAAAAATGGGGTTTTTGTGCGAAAGCGATATGCTACTGATGGGATGTTTAAATTGAATGTTGATGAAATGTCTAATTCTACTTACATGTTGTCTTCTTTTAATACTTGGCATGCTAGACTTTGTCATGTTAACAAACGCTTGGTTAAGAACATGAGTAACTTAGGTTTTTTACCTAACTTATCAttgaatgattttgaaaaatgtgaatattgTAGTCAAGCTAAAATCACTAGAACTTCAAATAAATCTGTCAATAGAGAATCTGAACCACTTGATTTAATTCACTTTGatatatgtgaatttgatagaGTGCTAACTAGAAATGGAAAACGTTATTTTATtacctttattgatgattgtttgAATTATTGTTTTGTCTatcttatgaaaaataaaagtggaGCTATTGACATGTTCAAAACTTTCTTGACTgaagttgaaaatcaatttaatcgTAAGATTAAAAGATTTCGTAGTGATAGAGGACAAGAATATGAATCTA from Malus domestica chromosome 01, GDT2T_hap1 includes:
- the LOC103401547 gene encoding (+)-neomenthol dehydrogenase-like; this translates as MAEATKRYAVVTGANKGLGLGIVKQLASDGITVVLTARDEKRGLEAVEKLKQSGLAGQVVFHQLDVANPATILPLAEYIKTQFGKLDILVNNAGIMGAAIVDTDAFKAAAASGIPEGTDWKKMMTQNYELAEECVQINYYGAKRTTEALIPLLQLSDSPRIVNISSSWGKLNNIPSDWAKGVFSDAENGTEERIDEVLTQFLKDFKEGSIESKGWPSFMAGYILSKAAMNAHTRVLAKKYPDFRINCLCPGIVKTDINFNAGNVPVEESAARVLKLAFLPDDGPSGFFFVESEVTGF